One Aspergillus oryzae RIB40 DNA, chromosome 2 genomic window carries:
- a CDS encoding uncharacterized protein (nuclear pore complex, Nup98 component (sc Nup145/Nup100/Nup116)), with product MSFGFGGFGQNNQSSGFGAGSGFGGTSSGGGFGTGAQNQSNSLFGSQNRTGGFGTGTSATGGSLFGGNAGGTTATTTTTGGGFGGFGSTGNTGGFGSSNNTTGGGLFGNKTATATGTGTGFGSSTGATGGFGTSGGGFGTSGTTGFGSGSGTAFQQAVPPSDGTGSTPFSAFTEKDGNTSVTNHYQSISFMQPYNKYSFEELRLGDYQQGRRFGNGSGQAGAFGTSAFGGSGFGQQQQSTGFGSTSSPFGGTSAPAFGQTQTQTTGGFGSTPSNPLFGSNKPATSLFGGGATSTGTSQPSLFGGATATSGGFGSTANTGTGFGAGGSSLFGQNNQQPSTGGSLFGGANQQSGTGSLFGGGTQQQGQKPGLFGSSTTGTPTATNTFGGFGNTQNQQTGTGGLFNAQNQQQQKPSLFGGSTGTGGSLFGGGATTTQNTGSSLFGNTQNQQQPQTGGLGMGTSSLFGNTQQTQAQQQQPQQPVPGSLQASLLDPNPYGNQSIFSGLPAPSAPSPGPLATPLASSIKQKQRTPLPVYKITPSAANRLVTPPKRQGYGFSYSTYGSPSSSTGTPSGLGNSLLGGSLRGSVNGGLGRASFSKSFSTSNLRKTFDPETDSILSPGALSSGSSRLSSGNLKRLTIDRSLRNDLFSRPASTPAAAITNGEDSAQPTDKAKKKVSFESTSDTTTGGEIVPVQSQTSEPTPEELGFLRSIRKSNTVNGLNGIKENGTRPEMESVRDKDLPAVPEGSEQTTVTDGQSRLAFVPSGDPQPGEYWMKPSRAELNKMGRDQLKHVVGFTVGRQHCGQVTFDEPVDLTNVDLDQIFGGLVDIGVRKITVYPDEAIKPPRGKGLNVPSILRIENSWPRGRDKKSPSPLTSGPLFEKHVDRLRKVHNTDFIDYETETGTWVFKVPHYTTYGLDYDSDDDDEGESLNQSTLSAAPDTPTPKAHTPTNLDNTVASEQMQRPPQ from the exons ATGTCTTTCGGATTCGGAGGATTTGGTCAAAACAACCAGAGCTCCGGATTTGGAGCTGGCTCTGGCTTCGGTGGGACGAGTTCTGGAGGAG GATTTGGAACGGGCGCGCAGAACCAGTCAAATTCACTTTTTGGAAGCCAAAACCGGACTGGCGGCTTTGGGACTGGGACTTCAGCAACAGGTGGAAGTCTCTTCGGAGGCAATGCAGGAGGtacaacagcaacaacaactaCTACCGGTGGTGGCTTTGGTGGTTTCGGTTCAACCGGAAACACTGGAGGCTTCGGTAGCTCCAATAACACCACCGGTGGAGGCCTCTTCGGCAACAAGACTGCTACTGCTACTGGCACTGGCACCGGCTTTGGCAGTTCAACTGGTGCAACGGGTGGCTTTGGCACAAGCGGCGGCGGCTTTGGCACAAGTGGCACTACTGGTTTCGGTAGCGGAAGTGGAACTGCGTTCCAGCAGGCTGTTCCTCCTTCAGATGGTACCGGTAGCACGCCATTCAGCGCTTTCACCGAAAAGGATGGAAACACGAGTGTGACCAACCATTATCAAAGCATTTCTTTCATGCAACCGTACAACAAATACTCATTTGAGGAGCTACGTCTGGGTGACTACCAACAAGGCCGAAGATTTGGGAATGGGAGCGGACAAGCCGGTGCTTTTGGTACGTCAGCATTTGGCGGAAGCGGTTTTGGTCAACAGCAGCAGTCGACTGGGTTTGGAAGTacctcttcccctttcgGCGGCACCAGCGCCCCTGCCTTCGGCCAGACTCAGACCCAGACTACTGGTGGGTTTGGCTCCACCCCTAGCAACCCTTTGTTTGGGTCAAATAAACCGGCGACCTCTTTATTTGGAGGAGGGGCTACTTCAACGGGGACATCACAGCCCAGCTTATTTGGCGGGGCCACCGCGACTTCCGGCGGCTTCGGTAGCACAGCCAACACCGGAACTGGCTTTGGAGCTG GAGgctcttccctttttggcCAGAATAACCAGCAGCCATCAACTGGCGGTTCCTTGTTCGGAGGCGCGAACCAGCAATCCGGAACTGGGTCTCTCTTCGGCGGTGGGACCCAGCAGCAAGGCCAAAAGCCTGGCCTGTTTGGGTCTAGCACCACTGGTACACCAACCGCAACTAACACATTCGGAGGCTTTGGTAATACTCAGAATCAGCAGACCGGAACCGGTGGCCTGTTCAATGCACAgaaccagcaacagcaaaagcCTAGCCTTTTCGGTGGGAGCACCGGCACCGGCGGTTCCTTGTTTGGAGGCGGTGCTACAACTACCCAGAACACAGGCTCCTCGCTGTTTGGTAACACACAAaaccagcagcagccgcagACTGGGGGTCTCGGAATGGGTACATCCAGTCTCTTCGGTAATACGCAGCAAACGCAagctcaacagcagcaacctcAGCAACCGGTGCCTGGTAGTTTGCAGGCCTCTCTCCTTGACCCAAACCCATACGGGAACCAGTCCATCTTCTCTGGTCTGCCCGCTCCAAGTGCTCCTAGCCCTGGTCCATTGGCGACGCCGCTTGCTTCATCTATCAAGCAAAAACAACGCACCCCATTGCCAGTTTACAAGATTACACCTAGCGCTGCTAACCGTCTGGTCACGCCGCCAAAACGCCAAGGGTACGGGTTCTCTTATTCGACCTACGGGTCACCATCCAGCTCTACTGGTACTCCTAGCGGGCTCGGCAATAGTCTCCTGGGCGGCAGCCTGCGTGGAAGTGTCAATGGTGGCCTTGGGCGCGCTAGCTTCAGCAAGAGCTTTTCTACGAGCAACCTTCGCAAAACCTTTGACCCGGAGACTGACAGTATATTGTCTCCAGGAGCCCTTTCCTCTGGCTCCTCTCGTCTCTCCAGCGGTAACCTGAAGCGCCTTACCATTGACCGCAGTTTGCGGAACGATCTATTCTCACGGCCTGCCAGTACACCTGCCGCTGCAATCACGAATGGCGAGGATTCTGCACAACCGACGGataaagccaagaagaaggtcagcTTTGAATCTACCTCGGATACTACCACAGGAGGTGAAATTGTGCCGGTACAGTCTCAAACCTCCGAGCCCACACCGGAAGAGCTGGGTTTCCTCCGCTCGATTCGCAAGAGCAACACCGTCAACGGGCTCAATGGGATTAAAGAAAATGGCACACGGCCCGAGATGGAATCTGTCCGTGACAAGGATCTTCCGGCTGTCCCTGAAGGCTCTGAGCAGACCACAGTCACTGATGGTCAATCGCGGCTGGCTTTCGTCCCTAGCGGCGACCCACAGCCTGGCGAATATTGGATGAAGCCCAGCAGGGCTGAACTGAACAAGATGGGCCGTGACCAGCTCAAGCATGTCGTAGGCTTCACCGTCGGCCGCCAACATTGTGGTCAAGTGACATTTGATGAACCTGTTGATTTGACGAACGTTGATCTGGACCAAATCTTTGGAGGTCTTGTTGACATCGGCGTGCGGAAAATTACAGTGTATCCAGATGAAGCAATCAAACCTCCTAGGGGCAAAGGGCTGAATGTCCCATCTATCCTTCGAATCGAAAATTCCTGGCCGCGTGGAAGAGACAAGAAGTCCCCATCACCTCTTACCAGCGGGCCTCTTTTTGAAAAACACGTCGATCGCCTGAGGAAGGTACACAACACCGATTTTATCGATTACGAAACGGAAACGGGAACATGGGTTTTCAAGGTGCCTCATTATACTACATATGGCCTTGATTATgatagtgatgatgatgatgaaggtgaGAGCCTCAACCAAAGCACTTTGAGTGCTGCTCCTGACACACCGACTCCGAAGGCTCATACCCCTACCAATCTCGATAATACTGTGGCCTCGGAGCAGAT GCAACGCCCTCCGCAGTGA